The following are from one region of the Armigeres subalbatus isolate Guangzhou_Male unplaced genomic scaffold, GZ_Asu_2 Contig592, whole genome shotgun sequence genome:
- the LOC134204451 gene encoding carbonic anhydrase 7-like, whose product MQIMSGDWLAKMELPNLVAWFGAIVLTAVPLVNSGPYHRTTDSYYNSNRFFQFGKDPQNRIYNFYQHGPNQSEKLIENNEVWPEGTTGSSMSQDSFSYREEDDFGPSNWGALNATCEGMYQSPVNLIANRSSIVHRKRPLELQGSGNIPISMVVENEGGVAAFFPQFRKDDQPILQGGPLRGDFRFYQFHYHLGSEHTFDRKRYSTEMHLVFYNGLYGSFKAARDQANGVAVIALVFEVLKSGRIESLNKWTQFLNEVAEAGSEYSIPRHKLFSVGHVLGDIRWPYFAYEGSLTTPPCSETVQWIVASERRPLTRSELKAMRALKGRGGDWVQTARPVQALNFRRVFIY is encoded by the coding sequence CGTATCATCGTACAACAGATTCCTACTACAACTCGAATAGATTCTTCCAGTTTGGTAAAGATCCACAAAACAGAATTTACAACTTTTACCAACACGGACCCAATCAATCCGAGAAACTCATCGAAAACAATGAAGTTTGGCCAGAGGGTACAACAGGCAGCTCAATGTCACAGGATTCTTTTTCCTACCGCGAAGAAGATGATTTCGGTCCATCGAACTGGGGGGCACTGAATGCGACCTGTGAGGGCATGTATCAGAGTCCAGTTAACCTGATCGCCAATCGCTCTTCGATCGTTCATCGGAAGCGACCCCTCGAGCTGCAGGGTTCTGGAAACATACCGATCAGCATGGTAGTGGAAAACGAAGGAGGTGTGGCAGCTTTTTTCCCACAATTCAGGAAGGATGATCAACCGATTCTTCAAGGGGGGCCACTACGGGGGGACTTTCGGTTCTATCAGTTTCACTATCATCTGGGGTCGGAGCATACATTTGATAGGAAGCGCTACTCGACGGAGATGCATTTGGTGTTCTACAATGGGTTGTATGGGTCGTTTAAGGCCGCCCGGGATCAGGCCAACGGGGTGGCTGTCATAGCACTGGTTTTCGAAGTACTGAAAAGTGGCAGAATCGAATCGCTGAACAAGTGGACTCAATTTTTGAACGAAGTAGCTGAGGCGGGCAGTGAATACAGCATACCGCGACATAAATTGTTTTCGGTTGGCCATGTTTTGGGAGACATTAGGTGGCCATATTTTGCATACGAAGGCAGTTTAACGACGCCACCCTGTTCGGAGACAGTGCAGTGGATTGTGGCTAGCGAGCGGAGGCCGTTGACGCGCAGCGAGTTGAAAGCTATGCGAGCGTTAAAAGGAAGAGGTGGAGATTGGGTCCAGACGGCACGACCTGTGCAGGCCTTGAACTTCCGCAGAGTGTTCATCTATTGA